From a single Toxoplasma gondii ME49 chromosome II, whole genome shotgun sequence genomic region:
- a CDS encoding TIP49 family protein (encoded by transcript TGME49_293372) produces the protein MRIEEVTSTKHAHRVASHSHIKGLGLNEDGSAKEIFMGMVGQEKAREAAGYVVELIRCKRMAGKALLLAGEAA, from the coding sequence ATGAGGATCGAAGAGGTGACGTCGACTAAGCACGCCCACCGGGTGGCGTCACACAGCCACATCAAGGGCCTTGGATTGAATGAAGACGGTTCTGCCAAAGAAATATTCATGGGCATGGTTGggcaggagaaggcgagagaggcggccgGCTATGTGGTCGAGCTTATCAGGTGCAAGCGAATGGCCGGCAAGGCACTTCTTTTAGCTGGTGAGGCTGCGTAG
- a CDS encoding TIP49 C-terminus family protein (encoded by transcript TGME49_293368), with protein MRIEEVTSTKHAHRVASHSHIKGLGLNEDGSAKEIFMGMVGQEKAREAAGYVVELIRCKRMAGKALLLAGPPGTGKTAIAMAIAQELGPKVPFCPMVASEVYSTEVKKTEILMENFRRAIGIKIKEMKEVYEGQVMEMIDEPSESVLNDETEEKDKRVTSPIKITLKTQKGSKTLRLAPQINEGLKRQQIRVGDVIYIEASTGNVKRVGRSDDFAMEFDLDADEFVPIPRGDVHKKKEVIQDVTLHDLDAANARPQGGNDFASLLGQLAKPRKTEITEKLRMEINKVVNRYIDQGIAELVPGVLFIDEVHMLDIECFTYLNRALESSLTPIVVFATNRGICTIRGTEILSAHGIPVDLLDRMLIARTLPYNLEEIKHVIRIRAKIENLDMEEEAITLLGEIGERTSLRYAVHLLTPASILAETEADEEAPAITRDHILRVDSLFQDARSSARRLAQEADFFVQ; from the exons ATGAGGATCGAAGAGGTGACGTCGACTAAGCACGCCCACCGGGTGGCGTCACACAGCCACATCAAGGGCCTTGGATTGAATGAAGACGGTTCTGCCAAAGAAATATTCATGGGCATGGTTGggcaggagaaggcgagagaggcggccgGCTATGTGGTCGAGCTTATCAGGTGCAAGCGAATGGCCGGCAAGGCACTTCTTTTAGCTG GTCCGCCGGGAACAGGCAAAACAGCTATTGCTATGGCAATCGCACAAGAGCTCGGACCCAAAGTTCCCTTCTGCCCGATGGTTGCCTCTGAGGTTTACTCTACCGAAgtgaagaaaacggaaatTCTCATGGAAAACTTTCGACGAGCTATTGGCATCAAAATCAAGGAGATGAAGGAAGTGTACGAAGGACAGGTTATGGAAATG ATCGATGAACCTTCTGAGAGCGTTCTGAATGATgagacggaggaaaaggaTAAGCGCGTCACGTCTCCGATCAAAATCACTCtaaagacacagaagggTTCCAAGACCCTCCGGCTGGCTCCGCAGATAAATGAAG GATTAAAGCGACAGCAAATTCGCGTTGGAGATGTGATCTACATAGAAGCATCCACGGGCAATGTCAAGCGCGTGGGAAGGTCGGATGACTTTGCAATGGAGTTCGATCTCGATGCAGATGAATTTGTTCCTATCCCCCGAGGCGATGTGCATAAGAAAAAAGAAGTTATACAG GATGTGACCCTCCACGACCTCGATGCGGCAAACGCCCGACCGCAGGGAGGAAACGattttgcttctcttctgggGCAGCTGGCGAAGCCCCGCAAGACAGAGATAacagagaaactgagaaTGGAAATAAACAAAGTCGTGAACCGCTACATTGATCAAGGCATTGCCGAGCTGGTGCCTGGAGTTCTCTTCATCGACGAG GTCCACATGCTCGACATTGAGTGCTTCACGTACTTGAATCGGGCGCTAGAGTCATCTCTCACGCCGATTGTCGTCTTCGCCACAAATCGTGGAATCTGCACAATCCGAGGAACTGAGATTCTCTCAGCCCATGGCATTCCTGTCGACCTTCTCGATCGCATGCTCATCGCCAGGACGCTGCCTTACAACCTCGAGGAAATTAAACAT GTAATCCGAATTCGTGCTAAAATTGAGAATCTCGAtatggaagaagaagccatTACTCTGTTGGGCGAGATCGGCGAGCGCACGTCTCTTCGCTATGCTGTCCACCTGCTCACGCCTGCGTCAATTCTCGCAGAGACTGAAGCGGATGAGGAGGCGCCTGCCATCACCCGTGATCACATTTTACGGGTGGATTCCCTTTTCCAAGATGCGCGGTCTTCTGCGCGCCGTCTTGCACAAGAAGCGGACTTTTTCGTGCAgtga